Below is a window of Pseudomonadota bacterium DNA.
CGTAGTCTTCGCCAAAGTCTCTGGAATAAGCGAAATATCAAACTCGCCTGTTGTCTTATCAACGCGGGTAAGGGTCAAACTAGCGCCGTTTAAAGCTATATAGCCCTTGGTAAAGAGATACTTCGTCCACTCTGGCGAACAACGAAAGGTGACAACGCGACTATTATCAAATAGCTGCACATTACATACCTCGGCAACCGTATCCACGTGCCCAGATAGGATATGCCCACCAACCTCATCTCCAAAACGGAGGGATCTTTCAAAATTTATCTTCGAGCCCTTTGCAACATCTTTAAAGGAGCTGCGTTGTATCGTTTCTGGAACGAGATCAAAGGTAAGACTTGAGCTTGTAGGTATCGCGGTAACGGTCAAGCAACAACCGTCCAATGAAACGCTCGCTCCCTGTACAACTCCAGCAGTCGCCCCCTGCGAGAACTCAACCTGCAGGGTTATGATATCCGCACGAGGCGTGACCGCAGTTACGGTTGCAATACCTTGAACTATACCGGTAAACATAATATTAGCTTACAGAAATGGGGCTGAAAATCCAAACAATAGGCGCCGTACCCCTAAACAATTGCAATAATTCGCTCCCAGATAGCTGTCGGCGAGACACCCTCCCCTGTTACCAGCACCTCGCTACGCTCCATATGATAGGCCTTCGCTATATCAGAAACGGAGCGCTGTTGCTCGCTTCTTCTAAGGGCGTCAATCTTAGTAATTACGACGATGCAGCTAATGCCCCTCTCAAAACAGAGGTGCTGAATTGCGAGCTCGTCCTCTTCGGGTAAGCGGCGACAGTCATTTAAGAGCACAACCCCTTTCAGATAGCGTCGCTCGCGCAAAAATGACACGGCGAGACGCGAGATCTCTTCGCGCTGAGATTTTGATAGCTTTGCAAATCCAAAGCCTGGCATATCAACGAGCGCTATACCAAATGGGTTCGCATTAAGCACACCCTCAATTTTGTAAAAATTGAGCTCCCTGGTTGAGCCTGGATTGCCACTCACCCGCGCCAATTTTCTGGAGCTAAGTCTATTTATAAAGGTTGATTTACCAACGTTTGAGCGGCCAATAACGGCTACCTCAGGCATTGCATGCTTGCAGATCGCTTCAAGATTTGGGGCTCCAAACAAAAAGGCTGCATCCTTAATCTCAACTGATTTTTTTTCCGCTGTCATTGCGAGCTCCTCCCTTTACAGAAAGGGACCGCTCTATACGTCCCAGACGTACTCCGAGCCAGATCATATAAACTGCGAGTAGCACCCATACGGCAGTGTATGACCAAAATAAAGCTGGATATGAATCAGGTGTCATGCTCTCTCCTTCATCTCTTTATAAGCTCTTCATGTGCGGTTTCAATCCGGTAGCGTAACCACGCTAGAAACGCTGTCAGGCATAACAACGCGATACAGGAAATGCAGAACGTCCAGATAAACGAGGGGTCCCTAAGACCGCCCTGCTCAATAACTTCTGGGTGCAGTCGTGCACTCTGGGGAAGGAGTTTAATTGAAAGATAAACCAGGGGAACAGAAGCTGCCCCCATAATTCCAAGCACGGAGGCGTGGTCTGCGCTCTTGCTAGGATCACCAAAGTTACGAAGAACTGTGAAGGAGAGAAATATA
It encodes the following:
- a CDS encoding riboflavin synthase subunit alpha produces the protein MFTGIVQGIATVTAVTPRADIITLQVEFSQGATAGVVQGASVSLDGCCLTVTAIPTSSSLTFDLVPETIQRSSFKDVAKGSKINFERSLRFGDEVGGHILSGHVDTVAEVCNVQLFDNSRVVTFRCSPEWTKYLFTKGYIALNGASLTLTRVDKTTGEFDISLIPETLAKTTFGAIVIGEVVNVEVDRTTQAIVDTVERIIAERGSAA
- the yihA gene encoding ribosome biogenesis GTP-binding protein YihA/YsxC gives rise to the protein MTAEKKSVEIKDAAFLFGAPNLEAICKHAMPEVAVIGRSNVGKSTFINRLSSRKLARVSGNPGSTRELNFYKIEGVLNANPFGIALVDMPGFGFAKLSKSQREEISRLAVSFLRERRYLKGVVLLNDCRRLPEEDELAIQHLCFERGISCIVVITKIDALRRSEQQRSVSDIAKAYHMERSEVLVTGEGVSPTAIWERIIAIV